A genomic segment from Spinacia oleracea cultivar Varoflay chromosome 3, BTI_SOV_V1, whole genome shotgun sequence encodes:
- the LOC110793364 gene encoding probable E3 ubiquitin-protein ligase LUL2: MACAACSVYPFMVGLVTYFAVLGLLVIITFAVLKFLGEWRGRHPEEGESNLLMPQYHIDKIETTSYGTYNQQDPEFGNGSSSKCWELYDANICVICYDEQRNCFFVPCGHSATCFICAQRIFYEENRNCPVCRRFIGKIRKLFTSYFHN; this comes from the exons ATGGCATGTGCGGCTTGCTCCGTGTACCCTTTTATGGTTGGTTTGGTTACCTATTTTGCAGTTTTAG GATTGTTGGTAATCATAACTTTCGCAGTCCTAAAGTTTCTAGGGGAATGGAGAGGAAGGCATCCAGAAGAAGGTGAAAGTAACCTTTTGATGCCCCAATATCACATAGATAAGATAGAAACAACTAGCTATGGAACTTATAACCAGCAAGATCCCGAGTTCGGAAATGGCAGTAGCAGCAAGTGTTGGGAGTTATATGATGCTAACATTTGTGTGATTTGCTACGACGAGCAAAGGAATTGCTTCTTTGTGCCTTGTGGTCATTCTGCTACTTGTTTTATCTGTGCTCAAAG GATATTTTACGAGGAGAACAGAAATTGTCCAGTATGCCGAAGATTCATAGGCAAAATTAGAAAATTGTTCACTTCTTACTTTCATAATTGA
- the LOC130470164 gene encoding glycine-rich protein DOT1-like yields MAAKRREGDGGGGGEKGRRRGKGNEEEIRRRRGRGETATTEGEGEGRAAKRREGDGGAAATEREGKGGAAKRREGDEGGGGGAATTEGEGEGGAAKRREGDGGGGAGGEVEVVRKSGEKEESIDREKDVEDCFGGETCEL; encoded by the exons ATGGCGGCGAAAAGGAGAGAAGGAGACGGAGGGGGCGGCGGCGAAAAAGGGAGAAGGAGAGGGAAGGGCAACGAAGAGGAGATAAGGAGACGGAGGGGGCGGGGAGAGACGGCGACGACAGAGGGAGAAGGAGAGGGAAGGGCGGCGAAGAGGAGAGAAGGAGACGGAGGGGCGGCGGCGACAGAGAGAGAAGGAAAGGGAGGGGCGGCGAAGAGGAGAGAAGGAGACGAAGGGGGCGGGGGAGGGGCGGCGACGACAGAGGGAGAAGGAGAGGGAGGGGCGGCGAAGAGGAGAGAAGGAGACGGAGGGGGTGGCGCCGGAGGGGAGGTGGAGGTGGTCAGAAAAAGTGGTGAGAAGGAAG AGAGTATCGATAGAGAGAAAGATGTAGAAGATTGTTTTGGGGGAGAgacttgtgagttgtga